The window CTGAAAAGTGTGTTTTGTCCGTAAAAGCATCTGCTTCTCCACTTGGTCCCCAGTGAGTAGGAATTTGATCTGGCAGAAGCTCATAGTTCAATAATGTGTAAATCAACAAACCAACAGTCGAAAGTATCGGTAGTAGGTACACATACCACGGTAACATTTCATCCTGCTTGCGAACTGATAAATCCATAACTTTCATAGGCTTTAGATTTTCAACCCATTCATTTTGCTGCTTTAGCTGCTTCGTTTTTCCATGGTAATACAAATAAAAAGACAAACTAATTAAAATTAGCGCAAACTCAATAATTACACCAGTTAACGCAATTTGGTTCTCCAGTCGTTCATCACTGAGCATCCAGCCAATATAAAATCCTAAAATGATGATTGATAATATTCCCACACTCATTGAATACTGTTTTCTATACTTTTCGATTGTTTTATCTTCAATATATTGCTCAGGGATCATAACACCAAATACAACCGTTCGATTAACTAAATAAGGGATCACCGTCTGTATCACTGCAATAAATATTGTAATAATGAAAAAAACTAAAAATGACATTTAACTTCCTCCTTTACCTTTCTTTCATTTCTTTTAATACGGCGCTGACTAAATCCTGCATTTCCAATTTGCT is drawn from Lysinibacillus sp. SGAir0095 and contains these coding sequences:
- a CDS encoding DUF1648 domain-containing protein, with protein sequence MSFLVFFIITIFIAVIQTVIPYLVNRTVVFGVMIPEQYIEDKTIEKYRKQYSMSVGILSIIILGFYIGWMLSDERLENQIALTGVIIEFALILISLSFYLYYHGKTKQLKQQNEWVENLKPMKVMDLSVRKQDEMLPWYVYLLPILSTVGLLIYTLLNYELLPDQIPTHWGPSGEADAFTDKTHFSAIQLSLLLLTMQLMFLGIHVATKKSGIKLSATALESSRNRQLSLRKYSSWLLYIVLLGVTMLMSYFQLMTIHPEVGDGGTKIVIPFGFLLLVLIGTLIFAIKVGRSDKVREIQVEARIMDIDEDKYWKGGMFYFNQNDPSIFVEKRFGVGWTINLANPFGYVIVFVPLIIIILISLLL